The Populus trichocarpa isolate Nisqually-1 chromosome 2, P.trichocarpa_v4.1, whole genome shotgun sequence genome has a window encoding:
- the LOC7459534 gene encoding MADS-box transcription factor 3, translated as MGQKRIKMELIRKEKSRMLTFRKRKAGLLKKASEFSILCGVDACVIIFGPKEKDDHQPVAPETWPPSSEEVRCIINRYKGSDQPRRCYQVSDYFADKKKQIDSELARLHKQIIKAKYPAWDDRLNRLYADQLRVIVGHLDAKIDLADKKLGSFNVNQYVMGAPGVQAASLSPSVSHDMESYMKSRDDNFLQLIHNSNPFDAQPPMVFYPEQSSHVTNLLERKYSNGYSTDLQVYYEPRPLDDQLPVDFQSKQTSHGTTRNASFWESNNDNCYSTDLQLYLEPNPLNVQPPMHFQPKQNAHRTSSYLHAMEDAIMKMACDPNTSDQFGCKLSSSSNLPCANRTPWMWDNVWYNNADSSVSYIAPTKQPIMPSIQFPMSSFPHQMQSSEASDFTGNLEFEGKGQGYN; from the coding sequence ATGGgtcaaaaaagaatcaaaatggaATTGATAAGGAAGGAGAAATCTCGTATGCTTACATTCAGGAAGAGGAAGGCAGGTTTGCTTAAAAAGGCTTCTGAGTTCTCTATTCTTTGCGGTGTTGATGCATGCGTAATAATCTTTGGACCAAAGGAGAAGGATGATCATCAGCCTGTAGCTCCTGAGACTTGGCCTCCAAGTTCTGAAGAGGTTAGGTGTATTATCAATAGGTACAAGGGTAGTGATCAACCAAGAAGATGTTATCAGGTTTCTGATTACTTTGCTGATAAAAAGAAACAGATTGATTCTGAGCTTGCAAGATTGCACAAGCAAATTATCAAAGCTAAGTACCCTGCATGGGATGATCGTCTCAACAGGCTTTATGCAGATCAATTAAGGGTTATTGTTGGTCATTTGGATGCTAAAATCGATCTTGCTGACAAGAAACTTGGAAGTTTCAACGTAAATCAGTATGTCATGGGTGCACCAGGGGTGCAGGCTGCCTCGCTTAGTCCAAGCGTTTCTCACGACATGGAAAGCTACATGAAGAGCAGAGATGACAATTTCCTGCAGCTTATTCACAATTCAAATCCCTTTGATGCTCAACCACCTATGGTATTCTACCCTGAGCAGAGTTCTCACGTGACCAACTTACTGGAGAGGAAGTATAGCAATGGCTACTCAACAGACTTGCAGGTTTACTATGAACCAAGGCCTTTAGATGATCAGTTACCAGTCGATTTCCAATCTAAACAGACTTCTCATGGGACTACAAGGAATGCAAGTTTTTGGGAGAGCAACAATGACAACTGCTATTCAACAGACCTGCAACTTTACTTAGAACCAAATCCATTGAACGTTCAACCACCAATGCATTTCCAACCTAAGCAGAATGCTCATAGGACTTCGTCATATCTACATGCAATGGAAGATGCGATTATGAAGATGGCTTGCGATCCGAATACCAGCGATCAATTTGGTTGTAAGCTGTCTAGTAGTAGTAATCTGCCTTGTGCTAACCGCACACCATGGATGTGGGATAATGTATGGTACAACAATGCTGATTCCTCAGTGAGCTATATTGCTCCAACCAAGCAGCCAATTATGCCATCTATACAATTTCCCATGTCAAGCTTTCCTCATCAGATGCAGTCTTCTGAAGCAAGTGATTTCACTGGTAACCTTGAGTTTGAAGGGAAGGGTCAAGGCTACAACTAG